One genomic segment of Candidatus Micrarchaeota archaeon includes these proteins:
- a CDS encoding threonylcarbamoyl-AMP synthase: MKTKILHINPYAIDTNKIKVAARTIRNGGLVAFPTETVYGLGANAYSEKAVRKIFVAKGRPPDNPLIVHISSLDMLNTVIAELPPTAKPLLNLWPGPITLVLPRSERIPDVVTAGLDTVGVRMPDHQIALALIRESGVPIAAPSANLSGRPSPTSAEHVIDDLYGKVDIIIDGGQVRIGLESTVLDVTHDPPTVLRPGAITPEDLETILGRVRVAGESNGTPRSPGMKYRHYSPKAPLHVLFRKEMHKFIEQHRDLKIGIILLKDGLEHAQAFDGTTFVAKDIYDYALNMFGWFREFDKMGTDVILAEPVEEKGLGLAIMNRLRKAESNH; the protein is encoded by the coding sequence ATGAAGACAAAGATTTTGCACATTAATCCATATGCGATAGACACCAACAAAATAAAGGTTGCGGCACGAACGATTCGTAACGGCGGATTGGTAGCGTTTCCTACCGAGACAGTTTACGGTTTGGGTGCAAACGCATACTCTGAGAAAGCGGTTCGTAAGATTTTTGTTGCCAAAGGCAGACCTCCTGACAATCCGTTGATCGTTCACATATCAAGTCTCGATATGCTCAACACGGTCATCGCCGAACTACCGCCAACAGCCAAACCTCTGTTGAACCTTTGGCCTGGTCCTATCACCCTAGTCCTACCCCGTTCGGAGAGGATACCTGACGTTGTCACTGCTGGTTTAGATACCGTTGGAGTACGGATGCCGGACCATCAGATAGCTCTGGCACTAATAAGAGAATCTGGTGTTCCGATAGCAGCACCTTCAGCCAATCTTTCCGGCCGGCCCAGTCCCACATCTGCAGAACATGTAATAGATGACCTGTACGGAAAGGTAGACATAATAATAGACGGCGGACAGGTGCGCATCGGGTTAGAATCTACGGTTTTAGATGTTACGCATGACCCACCGACCGTGTTACGTCCGGGCGCGATTACACCCGAAGACCTGGAGACGATTCTCGGCAGGGTCCGGGTTGCGGGCGAAAGTAACGGAACACCGAGATCACCGGGCATGAAATACCGTCATTATTCCCCCAAGGCGCCGTTACACGTGTTATTCCGTAAAGAGATGCATAAGTTTATCGAACAGCACAGAGATTTGAAGATCGGTATTATACTGTTAAAAGATGGGTTGGAACATGCACAGGCATTCGATGGCACAACGTTTGTTGCTAAGGACATCTACGATTACGCATTAAACATGTTCGGATGGTTCAGGGAATTCGATAAGATGGGTACGGATGTCATTCTCGCGGAACCAGTTGAAGAGAAAGGGCTGGGACTGGCGATAATGAACCGATTACGGAAAGCAGAATCAAACCACTAA
- a CDS encoding LemA family protein produces the protein MTLVALIILGVIGLVILAVILIYNRLIVLRNRVKNAWSQIDVQLRKRYDLVPNLVETVKGYAKHERAVFKEVTEARAALMKAKTVADKAKANNQLTAALKTLFAVAENYPNLKANENFKLLQEQLQGIEDKIAYARQFYNDSVLEYNNALQVFPNNIIANIFGFKQEDYFETEGEAREPVRVKF, from the coding sequence TTGACATTAGTTGCTCTGATTATTTTGGGAGTGATAGGTCTAGTAATATTGGCAGTGATACTGATTTACAACAGATTGATCGTGCTTAGGAACAGGGTTAAAAACGCATGGTCTCAGATCGATGTACAACTACGGAAGAGATACGATTTGGTACCGAACCTTGTTGAAACTGTTAAGGGATATGCGAAACACGAACGTGCAGTATTCAAAGAGGTGACCGAGGCAAGGGCCGCCCTTATGAAAGCAAAGACTGTGGCTGACAAGGCTAAGGCAAACAACCAGTTGACTGCAGCTCTTAAGACGTTGTTTGCCGTAGCGGAGAACTATCCGAACCTCAAGGCCAACGAAAACTTCAAACTCTTACAAGAACAGTTACAAGGAATAGAAGACAAGATCGCGTATGCCAGACAATTCTACAACGACAGTGTGCTCGAGTACAACAACGCTCTTCAGGTCTTTCCAAACAACATCATCGCAAACATCTTCGGATTTAAACAGGAGGACTACTTCGAAACTGAAGGGGAAGCTAGGGAACCCGTCCGAGTAAAATTTTAA
- a CDS encoding arginine--tRNA ligase yields the protein MYYGCEEIEEFVNDKIQDNGLPGNVYRYLEIPGNEKYGDLSMTLGFQIAKFRSTNPLSTAKDLAEELIELCDDRFDIRVIGPYVNIVFTDKYFTTILNEWERVAQIRREENRNIKVLIEYPSVNPNKPWHVGHLRNALLGDVIANVYEGLGYIVERVDYIDDLGLQVAESIYSYLYLNNRVEGKFDHWLGKEYVKIHRKMEEDKETERKIREVLRKMEGRDQEIWKDVCNVVDRCVTAQYETAFKYNIFHDYLVYESDILAELFDEGMELLKHSGTVRYEESGEYKGCYVAPTPVGDKILIRSDGTVTYTGKDVIFHLWKYGLLKKGLKFREMFVQPNGEMLFRSSVDGVEKEFGHADKVINVISSEQTYPQEVVRYVLETMGHKKAAEEFHHLAYEIVRLKEGKLSGREGSWQSYTADDLYEEAVKRAYEKVSKTYSEDERLRISKAVGLNAIRYSFLRVSPEKVIVFDWNRALNMEGDSGPYLTYAYVRTVNILKRLNEQGDEKSYKIEDEYRFNEYERRLLKHLALFRYHCWKTASELRPNVLIDYLLDLVKEFNRFYENCPVIGSSAQTKHVRTLIVKLTESVLRKGLTLLGMIPLDRM from the coding sequence ATGTATTACGGTTGTGAAGAAATCGAAGAGTTTGTAAACGACAAGATCCAGGACAACGGATTGCCCGGTAACGTCTACAGGTATCTGGAGATACCGGGTAACGAAAAGTATGGAGACCTAAGTATGACGTTGGGGTTTCAGATCGCCAAGTTCAGGAGCACGAATCCTCTTTCAACCGCCAAGGATCTCGCCGAAGAACTTATCGAATTGTGTGACGACAGGTTCGATATCAGAGTGATCGGACCTTACGTAAACATCGTATTTACAGATAAATATTTCACGACCATTCTTAATGAATGGGAACGGGTTGCGCAGATCAGAAGGGAAGAAAACAGGAACATAAAGGTTTTGATCGAATATCCATCCGTCAACCCTAACAAACCCTGGCATGTGGGACATCTGAGAAACGCGTTACTCGGAGACGTAATAGCTAATGTGTATGAGGGATTGGGATACATTGTTGAACGTGTAGATTACATAGACGATTTAGGTCTGCAGGTTGCCGAGAGCATCTATTCCTATCTCTACTTGAACAATCGTGTTGAAGGGAAATTCGACCATTGGTTAGGTAAGGAGTATGTGAAGATCCATAGGAAAATGGAAGAAGATAAAGAAACCGAAAGGAAGATAAGAGAGGTTCTGAGGAAGATGGAGGGCCGTGACCAGGAAATCTGGAAGGATGTCTGTAACGTAGTAGACAGATGCGTTACTGCCCAATATGAGACGGCCTTCAAATACAACATATTTCACGATTATCTGGTTTATGAGAGCGATATTCTCGCTGAACTGTTCGATGAAGGAATGGAATTACTTAAACATTCTGGTACTGTTAGGTACGAGGAATCCGGAGAATACAAAGGTTGCTATGTTGCACCCACACCAGTTGGCGATAAGATACTCATACGTTCGGACGGTACCGTAACATACACTGGGAAGGATGTAATATTTCACCTATGGAAGTACGGACTGCTGAAGAAGGGTTTGAAGTTCAGAGAGATGTTCGTACAACCCAACGGTGAGATGTTGTTCAGATCATCGGTTGACGGAGTAGAAAAGGAGTTCGGACACGCAGACAAGGTTATCAACGTGATAAGTTCTGAGCAGACTTATCCGCAAGAAGTGGTAAGATACGTGTTGGAAACCATGGGTCATAAAAAGGCCGCTGAAGAGTTCCATCATTTGGCGTACGAAATCGTCCGTCTCAAAGAAGGTAAACTCTCAGGAAGAGAAGGAAGTTGGCAGAGTTATACTGCAGACGACCTCTACGAAGAGGCGGTAAAACGTGCCTATGAAAAGGTCTCAAAAACCTACAGTGAAGACGAGAGACTGAGGATAAGCAAGGCAGTGGGTTTGAACGCAATAAGGTATTCGTTCTTACGGGTATCTCCGGAAAAGGTAATTGTGTTCGATTGGAACAGGGCATTGAACATGGAAGGGGACAGCGGACCTTACCTGACGTACGCTTATGTACGAACAGTTAACATACTGAAACGGTTGAACGAACAGGGAGATGAGAAATCCTACAAGATAGAAGATGAATACAGGTTCAACGAATACGAAAGACGTCTGTTAAAACATCTTGCACTCTTCAGATATCACTGTTGGAAAACCGCTTCAGAACTAAGACCGAACGTGTTGATAGATTACCTACTCGACCTTGTGAAAGAATTTAACCGGTTCTACGAGAACTGTCCCGTTATAGGGAGTTCTGCCCAAACAAAACATGTCCGAACACTCATTGTCAAACTGACGGAATCCGTCCTTCGTAAAGGATTAACATTGTTGGGCATGATACCTTTGGACCGCATGTAA
- a CDS encoding DUF4268 domain-containing protein gives MVKIGKLKKVNIKEVWPKEDEDFTLWLSQEGIYLLKEELGLGDIEVLETEANVGDFKVDLLAVEETPGGSRKIIIENQYGFTDHKHLGQLLTYAAGQDANIIIWITEKVRDEHRSVVDWLNRIAESSDVDVNFFLVKVEVWKIGNSEVAPKFTVVASPNNWSKLIKKSKVRQLGETSLKSYEFLKNLVKFLSKKAYFGKINDPSPRTPSYHYFSIGVSDAWARIVVNNNKKCLKLGIYIRGRKKFENVYHERDKIHQVLGKDVEWEEYEKGGAVNYLLKGFDIKKEDMWPSYFEWVEKKLENIYRAKKLINKLVK, from the coding sequence ATGGTAAAAATAGGGAAACTGAAAAAAGTTAATATTAAAGAAGTTTGGCCTAAAGAAGATGAGGATTTTACACTATGGTTATCTCAAGAAGGTATTTATTTACTAAAAGAAGAATTAGGTTTAGGGGATATAGAAGTATTGGAAACCGAAGCAAATGTTGGAGATTTCAAAGTTGATCTACTTGCTGTTGAAGAAACTCCTGGAGGATCTAGGAAAATAATAATTGAAAATCAGTATGGATTCACAGATCATAAACATTTAGGACAACTTCTTACATATGCGGCTGGGCAAGATGCAAACATTATAATTTGGATTACTGAGAAAGTTAGAGATGAACACAGGAGTGTTGTTGATTGGTTGAACAGGATTGCCGAAAGTAGTGATGTTGATGTAAATTTTTTCCTGGTCAAAGTTGAAGTGTGGAAAATTGGGAACTCCGAAGTTGCTCCTAAGTTTACTGTTGTAGCCTCTCCTAACAATTGGAGCAAATTAATAAAGAAATCTAAAGTGAGACAATTAGGAGAGACATCTTTGAAAAGTTACGAGTTTTTGAAAAATTTAGTGAAATTTTTATCTAAAAAAGCGTATTTTGGTAAAATAAACGATCCTTCTCCAAGAACACCATCATATCATTATTTTTCTATTGGTGTCTCAGATGCATGGGCAAGAATTGTTGTTAATAATAACAAGAAATGTTTAAAATTAGGAATTTACATACGGGGAAGGAAGAAATTTGAGAATGTATATCATGAAAGGGATAAAATCCATCAAGTACTGGGAAAAGATGTGGAATGGGAAGAGTATGAAAAAGGAGGTGCAGTCAACTATCTCTTAAAAGGATTTGACATAAAGAAGGAAGACATGTGGCCCTCTTATTTTGAGTGGGTCGAAAAGAAATTGGAAAACATTTATAGGGCGAAAAAGTTAATAAACAAGTTAGTAAAATGA
- a CDS encoding M48 family metallopeptidase, which produces MHRSFFDEIQRNKRDSYLLVLTVFLILIGIGYIVSAIYQNAAYIIVFSMIAIIQILVSWYYSDKIVLSISGAREADPREYPYLHNVVEGLAIAAGIPKPKVYVIDDPAANAFATGRDPEHSAVVVTSGLLKIMDREELEGVIGHEIGHIKNQDIKFMTLVAVLIGVVNMIAHLALRSLIFGHDRKRVNPILFIIGLVFIILSPIFANLIKLAVSRRREFLADATSAQLTRYPEGLARALEKLRDMNTHVRTANDATAHLFIAEPLKKKFYVLFSTHPPIEERIRRLREM; this is translated from the coding sequence ATGCACCGCAGTTTTTTTGACGAAATCCAGAGGAATAAAAGGGACTCGTATCTGTTGGTGTTAACAGTATTCCTGATTCTGATCGGGATAGGGTATATAGTATCTGCAATATACCAAAACGCCGCATACATAATAGTATTCTCCATGATAGCGATAATACAGATCCTGGTGAGTTGGTACTACAGCGATAAGATCGTACTTTCGATATCTGGAGCACGCGAAGCAGACCCTCGCGAGTATCCGTATCTGCATAATGTGGTGGAAGGGTTGGCGATAGCCGCAGGTATACCGAAACCCAAAGTTTACGTGATAGACGACCCGGCAGCTAACGCGTTTGCGACCGGAAGAGACCCGGAACATTCGGCGGTAGTTGTTACGAGCGGTCTGCTCAAGATTATGGACCGGGAGGAACTGGAAGGTGTCATAGGTCACGAGATCGGACACATCAAAAACCAAGACATAAAATTTATGACTTTGGTAGCAGTGTTAATTGGTGTAGTTAACATGATAGCACACCTCGCATTGAGGTCGCTTATTTTCGGACACGACCGGAAACGGGTCAACCCGATTCTTTTCATAATAGGACTGGTTTTCATAATCCTTTCGCCCATCTTTGCCAACCTCATAAAGTTGGCGGTGTCGCGGAGAAGGGAATTCCTGGCCGATGCAACCAGCGCCCAACTTACCAGATATCCTGAAGGTTTGGCAAGAGCCTTAGAAAAACTTAGAGATATGAACACGCATGTCAGAACCGCTAACGACGCTACCGCACACCTGTTCATTGCAGAACCTTTAAAAAAGAAGTTCTATGTACTTTTTTCAACGCATCCTCCGATAGAAGAGCGGATAAGGAGATTGAGAGAGATGTAA